The following coding sequences are from one Prosthecobacter vanneervenii window:
- a CDS encoding ThuA domain-containing protein: MHNPPIRVTIWNEFVHERQNPAVAAIYPQGIHGALAEALSKHGDLVVHTATLDEPEQGLPPVVLDQTDVLLWWGHAAHDQVSDELVTRVQQRVLAGMGLIVLHSGHFSKVFKRLMGTSCALCWREAGERERVWKINPGHPIAAGIGDCIEIEQSEMYGEPFGIPTPDELIFVSWFQGGEVMRSGATWTRGSGRIFYFSPGHEVYPIYHHPEIQRVITNGIRWARPQGEAANTPRHVPVEQAREKIEVRGGTVHVEDGKLAGQ; the protein is encoded by the coding sequence ATGCACAATCCCCCCATCCGCGTCACCATCTGGAACGAGTTTGTCCACGAGCGTCAGAATCCCGCCGTGGCCGCCATCTATCCGCAGGGCATCCACGGGGCGCTGGCGGAGGCGCTGTCCAAGCACGGCGACCTCGTCGTTCACACCGCCACGCTGGACGAGCCGGAGCAGGGCCTGCCTCCGGTGGTGCTGGATCAAACCGACGTTCTGCTCTGGTGGGGCCACGCTGCCCATGACCAAGTGAGCGATGAACTGGTGACACGCGTACAGCAGCGGGTGCTCGCAGGTATGGGGCTGATCGTGCTGCATTCGGGGCATTTCTCCAAGGTCTTCAAGCGCCTCATGGGCACCAGCTGCGCGCTGTGCTGGCGCGAGGCGGGCGAGAGGGAGCGTGTGTGGAAGATCAACCCCGGCCACCCCATCGCGGCAGGCATCGGCGACTGCATCGAGATCGAGCAGTCAGAGATGTATGGCGAGCCCTTTGGCATTCCGACACCAGACGAGCTGATTTTCGTCTCCTGGTTCCAAGGCGGCGAAGTGATGCGCAGCGGCGCGACGTGGACGCGTGGCAGCGGACGCATCTTTTACTTCAGCCCCGGGCACGAGGTGTACCCCATCTACCACCATCCCGAGATCCAGCGCGTCATTACCAACGGCATCCGCTGGGCCCGCCCACAAGGCGAAGCCGCCAACACCCCACGCCATGTGCCCGTCGAACAGGCACGCGAGAAGATCGAGGTGCGCGGCGGCACGGTGCATGTGGAGGACGGGAAGCTGGCGGGGCAGTGA